One genomic window of Coffea eugenioides isolate CCC68of chromosome 1, Ceug_1.0, whole genome shotgun sequence includes the following:
- the LOC113764527 gene encoding histone H2B.3-like — protein MAPKAEKKPAEKKPAAAEKSPAAEKKPKAGKKLPKDAGAAAAGDKKKKRAKKGTETYKIYIFKVLKQVHPDIGISSKAMGIMNSFINDIFEKLAQESSRLARYNKKPTITSREIQTAVRLVLPGELAKHAVSEGTKAVTKFTTSSS, from the coding sequence ATGGCCCCAAAGGCAGAGAAGAAACCCGCCGAGAAAAAGCCAGCAGCAGCGGAGAAGTCTCCGGCGGCAGAAAAGAAGCCAAAAGCAGGCAAAAAGCTCCCAAAAGATGCAGGAGCAGCCGCAGCCGgagacaagaagaagaagagggcAAAGAAGGGTACCGAGACATACAAGATATATATCTTTAAGGTGCTGAAGCAAGTTCATCCGGATATCGGGATCTCGAGCAAGGCAATGGGGATAATGAATAGCTTCATCAACGATATCTTTGAGAAGTTGGCTCAGGAGTCTTCGAGGCTGGCGAGGTATAACAAGAAGCCGACCATCACGTCGAGGGAGATTCAGACGGCGGTGAGGTTGGTTTTGCCCGGGGAGTTGGCCAAGCATGCTGTTTCTGAAGGGACTAAGGCTGTTACCAAGTTTACTACAAGTAGTTCATGA
- the LOC113759251 gene encoding pheophorbide a oxygenase, chloroplastic yields the protein MDSLLLSPAPFSTVPSATRSCQASRTSLCPILNKPVFHGKKRRFLPPLKVAAPPNPTITSPQEDEIEEARGQETGIGLETQDSEEDSSTKFSWRDHWYPVSLVEDLDSGVPTPFQLLNRDLVLWFDQSNTQWVAFDDKCPHRLAPLSEGRLDENGHLQCSYHGWSFDGCGSCTRIPQAASEGPEARAVKSPKACATRFPTLVSQGLLFVWPDENGWERASATKPPMLPADFEKPEFATVTIQRDLFYGYDTLMENVSDPSHIDFAHHKVTGRRDRAKPLPFKMKSSGPWGFAGANDDNPIISAQFVAPCYYVNKIEIDTRLPIVGDKKWVIWICSFNVPMAPGKTRSIVCSARNFFQFTVPGPAWWQVVPRWHEHWTSNKVYDGDMIVLQGQEKIFLSKSKEGSADINREYSKFTFTPTQADRFVLAFRNWLRRHGNSQPEWFGATDQQPLPSTVLSKHQMLDRYEQHTLKCSSCKRAHDTFQTLQKVFVGLAVIFCSTAGIPPDMKLRVVLGGLAILSAGLVYALNELQKNFVFVDYVHANID from the exons ATGGATTCTTTACTCCTTTCCCCAGCACCATTTTCCACGGTTCCTTCTGCCACCAGGAGCTGTCAAGCTTCCCGTACATCTTTATGTCCAATCCTAAATAAGCCTGTGTTTCATGGTAAAAAGAGGAGGTTTCTTCCACCTTTAAAAGTTGCAGCTCCACCAAACCCCACAATAACGTCTCCCCAAGAAGACGAAATAGAAGAAGCCCGGGGTCAAGAAACCGGAATTGGACTTGAAACCCAAGATTCAGAAGAGGATTCTTCTACAAAATTCTCCTGGAGAGACCACTGGTACCCTGTCTCTCTTGTGGAGGACCTCGACTCAGGTGTGCCTACTCCATTTCAACTCCTCAATCGTGACCTTGTGCTCTGGTTCGATCAATCCAATACCCAGTGGGTTGCTTTTGATGACAAATGCCCACATCGCCTAGCCCCTCTATCT GAAGGGAGGTTAGATGAGAATGGGCACTTGCAGTGCTCCTATCATGGATGGTCCTTTGATGGTTGCGGGTCATGTACTAGGATCCCTCAGGCTGCATCAGAGGGACCTGAGGCTCGGGCAGTGAAGTCTCCTAAAGCTTGTGCTACTAGGTTCCCTACTTTGGTCTCTCAAGGACTTCTCTTCGTTTGGCCTGATGAGAATGGGTGGGAAAGAGCTAGTGCCACTAAGCCCCCCAT GTTGCCGGCTGATTTTGAAAAACCTGAGTTTGCAACGGTGACAATTCAGCGAGATTTGTTCTATGGCTATGATACTCTCATGGAGAATGTTTCTGATCCTTCCCACATTGATTTTGCACACCATAAG GTTACTGGGAGGAGGGACAGAGCCAAACCCTTGCCATTCAAGATGAAGTCTTCTGGACCTTGGGGTTTTGCTGGTGCAAATGATGATAATCCCATAATCAGTGCTCAATTTGTTGCACCCTGTTACTATGTGAATAA aattgagaTTGACACCAGGCTTCCAATTGTGGGTGATAAAAAATGGGTAATATGGATTTGTTCCTTCAATGTACCAATGGCTCCTGGGAAGACCCGGTCAATTGTTTGTAGTGCTCGAAACTTTTTCCAGTTCACAGTACCAGGGCCTGCCTGGTGGCAG GTGGTTCCCAGATGGCATGAGCATTGGACATCAAATAAGGTGTATGATGGAGATATGATTGTACTTCAGGGTCAAGAAAAGATCTTTCTTTCGAAGTCCAAGGAAGGTTCTGCTGATATTAACAGGGAATACtcaaaattcacatttactCCTACACAAGCTGATCGTTTTGTCTTAGCATTTCGGAATTGGTTGAGACGGCATGGAAACAGCCAACCTGAGTGGTTTGGTGCCACTGACCAGCAACCATTACCATCCACTGTCTTATCCAAACACCAG ATGTTGGACAGATACGAGCAGCACACCTTGAAATGTTCATCTTGTAAGCGAGCCCACGACACATTCCAAACTTTGCAGAAGGTTTTCGTTGGCCTTGCTGTTATCTTCTGTTCGACAGCCGGGATCCCTCCGGACATGAAACTACGAGTTGTTTTGGGTGGACTTGCGATTTTAAGTGCCGGATTGGTGTATGCGCTGAATGAGCTGCAGaagaattttgtttttgttgattaTGTACATGCAAATATTGACTAA